A region from the Paenibacillus humicola genome encodes:
- a CDS encoding GDSL-type esterase/lipase family protein, whose translation MRVERSNGLWKTIGLAALASTLLLIFGFGYAVKDMLWPKAEAFEGQPAQTAPPAAAGLANASEIRVTAIGDSLTKGTGDETGDGYVKQVIAMLQKKWPSVPVKLNNNLGINGLRADQLAKLLQSDKGFRYSVSQANLILFTIGGNDLFQIATGTSASEATGEVDLNKLKKELPQGIDRLKQVLKTLHELNPNAQVVYVGLYNPFYDVKELRPGSIEVQKWNEQAYEAVHQYANMTIVPTFDLFEKTIGTYLSSDHFHPNHVGYEQIAERIVQSLN comes from the coding sequence ATGCGCGTGGAGCGATCGAACGGATTATGGAAGACGATTGGCCTTGCCGCGCTGGCGTCGACGCTGCTGCTGATTTTCGGGTTCGGGTATGCCGTGAAGGACATGCTTTGGCCGAAAGCCGAAGCGTTCGAGGGGCAGCCCGCCCAGACGGCGCCGCCGGCTGCGGCGGGCCTTGCAAATGCAAGCGAAATTCGCGTGACCGCAATCGGCGACTCGTTAACGAAAGGGACCGGGGACGAAACCGGCGACGGCTACGTCAAGCAGGTCATCGCGATGCTGCAGAAAAAATGGCCCTCAGTCCCGGTCAAGCTGAACAATAACCTTGGCATTAACGGTCTCCGGGCCGATCAATTGGCAAAATTGCTGCAGTCCGACAAAGGCTTCCGCTACTCCGTGTCGCAGGCGAATCTGATTTTGTTTACGATCGGGGGCAACGACCTGTTTCAAATCGCGACGGGCACCTCGGCCAGCGAAGCGACCGGGGAGGTCGACCTGAACAAGCTGAAGAAGGAGCTGCCGCAGGGTATCGACCGGCTGAAGCAGGTGCTGAAGACGCTGCATGAGCTCAATCCGAACGCGCAGGTCGTGTATGTCGGACTGTACAACCCGTTCTACGACGTCAAGGAATTGCGCCCCGGCAGCATCGAGGTGCAAAAGTGGAACGAGCAGGCGTACGAAGCGGTGCATCAATATGCGAACATGACGATCGTACCGACCTTCGATTTGTTCGAGAAGACGATCGGCACCTATTTGTCGTCCGATCATTTTCATCCGAATCACGTCGGCTACGAGCAAATCGCCGAGCGTATTGTCCAGTCGTTGAATTAG
- the purT gene encoding formate-dependent phosphoribosylglycinamide formyltransferase — protein sequence MYGSPLSSQARKMMLLGSGELGKEVVMEAQRLGVETIAVDRYADAPAMQVAHRSYVIDMLDGAALRDLILSERPDLIVPEIEAIATETLVELEREGHRVVPTARAARLTMDREGIRRLAAETLGLPTAPYRFADSLAELRAAVAELGTPCVIKPIMSSSGKGQSVCRSEAEIEACWQYAMDGGRAKKQRVIVEGFVHFDSEITLLTVRSVSGTSFCAPIGHVQKDGDYIESWQPHDMTAGQIEDAQAIAKAITDELGGSGIYGVELFLTADGVLFSEVSPRPHDTGMVTMVTQDLSEFALHVRAILGFPIPTIRLLTPGASHTLKADRDAESFRIGGLEQALALPNTQVRVFGKPVTKPGRRMAVALSTAGDVEQARELAAQAAASLKIEY from the coding sequence ATGTATGGGTCCCCCTTATCATCGCAAGCGCGCAAAATGATGCTGCTCGGCTCGGGAGAGCTCGGCAAAGAGGTCGTGATGGAGGCACAGCGGCTCGGCGTGGAAACGATCGCCGTCGACCGTTACGCGGACGCGCCGGCGATGCAGGTCGCGCATCGTTCCTATGTGATCGATATGCTGGACGGCGCTGCGCTGCGCGATTTGATTCTCAGCGAACGGCCCGATTTGATCGTGCCCGAGATCGAGGCGATCGCGACGGAAACGCTCGTCGAGCTCGAACGCGAAGGTCATCGCGTCGTCCCGACCGCCCGCGCGGCGAGGCTGACGATGGACCGCGAAGGCATCCGCCGCCTCGCCGCGGAAACGCTGGGGCTGCCGACGGCGCCTTACCGGTTTGCGGATTCGCTCGCCGAGCTTCGCGCCGCGGTTGCCGAGCTTGGCACGCCGTGTGTTATCAAGCCGATCATGAGCTCATCGGGCAAAGGACAGAGCGTCTGCCGCTCGGAGGCGGAAATCGAAGCGTGCTGGCAGTACGCGATGGATGGCGGCCGCGCGAAGAAGCAGCGCGTCATCGTCGAAGGCTTCGTTCATTTCGATTCCGAAATTACGCTGCTCACCGTCCGCTCCGTCTCCGGGACAAGCTTCTGCGCGCCGATCGGGCACGTCCAGAAGGACGGCGATTACATCGAATCGTGGCAGCCGCACGACATGACGGCCGGCCAGATCGAAGACGCGCAGGCCATCGCCAAGGCGATCACGGACGAGCTCGGCGGCAGCGGCATTTACGGCGTGGAGCTGTTTCTGACCGCGGACGGCGTGCTGTTCAGCGAAGTGTCCCCCCGGCCCCACGATACCGGAATGGTGACGATGGTCACGCAGGATTTGTCGGAATTCGCGCTGCATGTCCGCGCCATTCTCGGCTTCCCGATTCCGACGATCCGGCTGCTGACGCCCGGCGCGTCGCATACGCTCAAGGCGGACCGGGATGCCGAATCGTTTCGGATCGGCGGCCTCGAGCAGGCGCTGGCGCTGCCGAATACGCAGGTTCGCGTATTCGGCAAGCCCGTGACGAAGCCCGGCCGCCGGATGGCCGTCGCGCTGAGCACGGCGGGCGACGTCGAGCAGGCGCGCGAGCTTGCGGCGCAGGCGGCCGCCTCGCTTAAAATCGAATATTAA
- a CDS encoding ABC transporter ATP-binding protein → MSKEQAARSDNRERFIYKDDDAIEKPFNWKQMARLFTYMKPYSKQVIPLVLVMMVLGTATRLAVPALVIKAIDEAIDPQGGVPSLSKLYMYGGIMLALYLIQWAANTFRIKYTNIIGQRVIYDLRHDLFSHIQKLSFRFFDKRPAGSVLVRVTNDVNALQDLFTNGVVNSLMDCIQLVGIVVILLVWNFKLGLAIMITVPLMFLVSTALRRRIRFAWQDVRMKQSRINAHLNEAIQGMRVTQSYVQEKENASFFNHINTINIKAWNKASTMNQAFGPIIEVTSAIGMLILFWYGSHLIQNRVITVGVLVGFANYIGNFWDPINRLGQMYNQLLIAMASSERIFEFIDEQPTVQEGPVARMLPPIRGDVKFENLIFEYEKGRPALRGITLDVKAGQTIALVGHTGSGKSTIMNLLCRFYDPVEGAVRIDGTNIREVTLESLRSQVGVVLQDTFIFSGSIRDNIRFGRLNATDEEVEEAAKAVDAHDFIMDLPDGYETQVQERGNILSMGQRQLLSFARALLADPRVLILDEATASIDTETELKIQEALKRLLKGRTSFIVAHRLSTIRNADRIVVLDHGVIVEQGSHDELMRHGGTYRGLIEAQYRFLSA, encoded by the coding sequence GTGAGCAAGGAGCAGGCGGCTCGCAGCGACAACCGCGAGCGGTTTATATATAAAGATGACGACGCGATCGAAAAACCGTTTAACTGGAAGCAGATGGCGCGTCTGTTTACGTACATGAAGCCGTACAGCAAGCAGGTCATTCCGCTTGTGCTGGTGATGATGGTGCTCGGAACGGCGACCAGGCTCGCCGTACCGGCGCTTGTCATCAAGGCGATCGACGAAGCGATCGATCCTCAGGGAGGCGTGCCAAGCCTCTCGAAATTATATATGTACGGCGGCATTATGCTCGCTTTATATCTTATTCAATGGGCGGCCAACACGTTCCGGATCAAATACACGAACATCATCGGCCAGCGGGTCATCTACGACCTGCGCCACGATCTGTTCAGCCACATCCAGAAGCTGTCGTTCCGCTTCTTCGACAAGCGGCCGGCGGGCTCGGTGCTCGTAAGGGTCACGAACGACGTGAACGCGCTGCAGGACCTGTTTACGAACGGAGTCGTTAACTCGCTGATGGACTGCATCCAGCTGGTCGGGATCGTGGTCATTCTGCTCGTATGGAACTTCAAGCTGGGCCTTGCGATCATGATCACCGTCCCGCTCATGTTTTTGGTGTCGACGGCGCTGCGCAGGCGCATCCGTTTCGCCTGGCAGGACGTGCGGATGAAGCAGTCGCGCATCAACGCGCATTTGAACGAAGCGATCCAGGGCATGCGGGTGACGCAGTCCTACGTGCAGGAGAAGGAGAACGCCAGCTTCTTCAACCATATCAATACGATCAACATCAAAGCGTGGAATAAGGCGTCCACGATGAACCAGGCGTTCGGTCCGATCATCGAGGTGACGTCGGCTATCGGCATGCTCATTTTGTTTTGGTACGGTTCCCACCTGATTCAGAACCGGGTGATTACGGTCGGGGTTCTGGTCGGCTTCGCGAACTATATCGGCAACTTCTGGGATCCGATCAACCGTCTCGGCCAAATGTACAACCAGCTGCTGATCGCCATGGCGTCGTCGGAGCGGATTTTCGAGTTTATCGACGAGCAGCCGACCGTCCAGGAAGGCCCGGTTGCGCGGATGCTGCCGCCTATTCGCGGCGACGTGAAGTTCGAGAACCTTATTTTCGAATACGAGAAGGGCCGGCCCGCTTTACGCGGCATTACTCTTGACGTGAAGGCGGGACAGACGATCGCGCTTGTCGGCCATACCGGTTCGGGCAAAAGCACGATCATGAACCTGCTCTGCCGGTTCTACGATCCGGTGGAAGGCGCGGTGCGCATCGACGGGACGAATATCCGCGAGGTGACGCTCGAGAGCCTTCGCTCGCAGGTCGGCGTCGTGCTGCAGGATACGTTTATTTTCTCCGGCTCGATCCGCGACAATATCCGGTTCGGCCGCCTGAACGCGACCGACGAGGAAGTGGAAGAAGCGGCGAAGGCGGTCGACGCGCACGATTTCATCATGGACCTGCCGGACGGCTACGAGACGCAGGTTCAGGAACGGGGCAACATTTTGTCGATGGGCCAGCGGCAGCTGCTGTCGTTCGCCCGGGCGCTGCTCGCCGACCCGCGCGTGCTTATTCTGGATGAAGCGACGGCCAGCATCGATACCGAGACCGAGCTGAAAATCCAGGAAGCGCTCAAAAGGCTGCTTAAAGGCCGGACCTCGTTTATCGTCGCACACCGGCTTTCCACCATTCGCAACGCCGACCGGATCGTAGTGCTCGACCACGGCGTGATCGTCGAACAGGGCAGCCACGACGAGCTGATGCGGCACGGCGGTACGTACCGCGGTTTGATCGAAGCGCAATATCGCTTTTTGTCGGCTTGA
- a CDS encoding ABC transporter ATP-binding protein: protein MDVFRQLKPFYWAERKSMIASILTLITATALGLVYPNLLRYLIDHVITPRNFEKVPLLSLSVVGVVSLKGSLTFLSGYFGGRLGNRVAFRLRNACYDKLQTLSFQYYDTAKTGDLMSRLTADLEAVRNFIGFGFAQILNMFLMIIFGAIMMIWMNWQLTLITFVTMPFLAFTAVRFEKRIHPAFREMRKAMSNLTTSVQENITGVRTVKSFARESHEIDKFSARSEEYKSNQIGASGLWGKFFPIMELLASLCVVVLLVVGGTFVIKGKLTLGELVAFFSMVWYIIGPMWNIGFQINNYTQSKAAGERLIELFNEYVHVKNVEAPVVVDKKHVRGHVRFENVTFHYPDKAPALTELNIDAKPGAVIGLLGGTGSGKSTIIQLLMRAYIVKQGRITLDGLDIRNLDLRSLRTQIATVFQETFLFSCSIRDNIAYGAKDVTMEDIIKAAKLAKAHDFIMELPEGYNTIVGERGMGLSGGQKQRIAIARALIRNPHILILDDATSAVDMETEHEIQAGFKEVMAGRTTFIIAHRISSLRHADEIIVLDKGRVVQRGKHEELIRTPGPYQDTYNIQYADRPDDLPVIARPEQAERRVAQ from the coding sequence TTGGACGTCTTCAGGCAGCTCAAACCGTTTTACTGGGCGGAACGCAAAAGCATGATTGCCTCGATCTTGACGTTGATCACCGCCACGGCACTCGGACTGGTGTATCCGAACCTGCTGAGGTACTTGATCGACCATGTCATTACGCCCCGAAATTTTGAGAAGGTGCCGCTTCTGTCGCTGTCCGTCGTCGGCGTCGTCTCGCTGAAAGGATCGCTGACCTTCCTGAGCGGCTATTTCGGCGGCAGGCTCGGCAACCGCGTCGCCTTCCGGCTGCGCAACGCCTGTTACGACAAGCTGCAGACGTTGTCGTTTCAATATTACGACACGGCCAAAACCGGCGATCTCATGTCCCGTCTTACGGCCGATCTGGAGGCGGTCCGCAACTTTATCGGCTTCGGCTTCGCGCAAATTTTGAATATGTTCCTCATGATCATATTCGGTGCGATTATGATGATCTGGATGAACTGGCAGCTGACGCTGATTACGTTTGTCACGATGCCGTTTCTGGCCTTCACCGCCGTCCGGTTCGAGAAACGAATTCATCCCGCGTTCCGAGAAATGCGCAAAGCGATGAGCAACCTGACGACCAGCGTCCAGGAAAATATTACGGGCGTCCGCACCGTGAAATCGTTCGCCCGCGAATCGCACGAAATCGACAAATTTTCCGCAAGAAGCGAAGAATATAAATCGAACCAGATCGGGGCGTCCGGCCTTTGGGGCAAGTTTTTCCCGATCATGGAGCTGCTCGCCAGCCTGTGCGTCGTCGTGCTGCTCGTCGTCGGCGGCACCTTCGTCATCAAGGGCAAATTGACGCTCGGAGAGCTGGTCGCTTTCTTCAGCATGGTCTGGTACATTATCGGGCCGATGTGGAATATCGGGTTCCAAATCAACAACTACACGCAGTCGAAAGCGGCCGGAGAGAGGCTGATCGAGCTGTTTAACGAATACGTCCATGTCAAAAACGTCGAAGCTCCGGTCGTGGTGGACAAGAAGCACGTCCGGGGGCATGTGAGGTTCGAAAACGTGACGTTCCACTATCCGGATAAAGCTCCGGCGCTGACCGAGCTGAATATCGACGCCAAGCCGGGGGCCGTCATCGGACTGCTGGGCGGAACGGGTTCGGGCAAATCGACCATTATCCAGCTGCTGATGCGCGCATATATCGTGAAACAGGGCCGCATTACGCTCGACGGACTCGATATCCGCAATCTCGATTTGCGCAGCCTGCGCACGCAGATTGCGACCGTATTCCAGGAGACGTTCCTGTTTTCCTGCTCCATCCGCGACAACATCGCATACGGCGCCAAGGACGTGACCATGGAGGATATTATCAAAGCGGCGAAGCTGGCGAAGGCGCACGATTTCATTATGGAGCTGCCCGAAGGCTACAATACGATCGTCGGCGAGCGGGGGATGGGGCTTTCCGGCGGCCAGAAGCAGCGGATCGCCATTGCGAGAGCTCTTATCCGCAACCCGCACATCCTCATTCTCGATGACGCGACGAGCGCCGTCGATATGGAAACCGAGCATGAAATCCAGGCGGGCTTCAAGGAAGTTATGGCGGGACGGACGACGTTCATCATCGCCCACCGGATCTCTTCCCTGCGCCATGCGGACGAGATCATCGTGCTGGATAAAGGCCGCGTCGTGCAGCGCGGCAAGCACGAGGAGCTGATTCGCACGCCGGGTCCGTATCAGGATACGTACAACATTCAGTATGCCGACCGGCCGGATGACCTTCCCGTCATCGCCAGACCGGAGCAGGCGGAAAGAAGGGTCGCACAGTGA
- a CDS encoding ABC transporter ATP-binding protein has protein sequence MPAKSDEALAEERQAAAWETVLSVEGLKKSIRGKLIIHDVSFDVRKGEIFGFLGPNGSGKTTTIRMLVDLIKPTSGVVRICGHDVQRDPEEALRHVGCIVENPEVYTYLTGWENLEQFARMQRGIDGERILEVVRVVGLEQRIHDKVKTYSLGMRQRLGIAQALLGRPQLLILDEPTNGLDPKGIKELREFVRMLADQGLSLFISSHLLSEIQLMCDRVAIINKGRVLAVGTVDELVNQAGSYVVWQFDRPEDGRRLLAADSLVHFVGEDEHRIDESLLASMKSPVITKLPAERIPRLVEKAVKSGIGVQYVQRVAPTLEELFLKMTEGESIG, from the coding sequence ATGCCCGCCAAATCGGACGAAGCGCTGGCGGAGGAACGACAGGCAGCCGCCTGGGAGACCGTTCTTTCCGTCGAAGGGCTCAAAAAGAGCATTCGCGGCAAACTGATCATTCACGACGTGTCGTTCGACGTCCGCAAGGGTGAAATTTTCGGCTTTCTTGGCCCGAACGGCTCCGGCAAAACGACGACGATCCGCATGCTGGTCGATCTCATCAAGCCGACGTCCGGCGTCGTCCGCATCTGCGGCCATGATGTGCAGCGGGATCCGGAGGAGGCGCTGCGGCACGTCGGCTGCATCGTGGAAAATCCCGAGGTGTATACCTACCTGACCGGCTGGGAAAATCTCGAGCAGTTCGCCCGGATGCAGCGCGGCATCGACGGCGAGCGCATCCTCGAGGTGGTCCGGGTGGTCGGGCTCGAGCAGCGCATCCACGATAAAGTCAAAACGTATTCGCTCGGCATGCGCCAGCGGCTCGGTATCGCCCAGGCGCTGCTTGGCCGGCCGCAGCTGCTGATTTTGGACGAACCGACGAACGGGCTCGATCCGAAAGGGATCAAGGAGCTGCGCGAATTTGTGCGGATGCTCGCCGATCAGGGCCTGTCGCTTTTTATATCCAGCCATTTGCTGAGCGAAATCCAGCTCATGTGCGACCGCGTCGCCATCATCAACAAAGGCCGCGTGCTGGCGGTCGGCACCGTCGACGAGCTGGTGAACCAGGCCGGCAGCTATGTCGTCTGGCAGTTCGACCGGCCGGAGGACGGGCGGCGCTTGCTTGCAGCCGATTCCCTCGTCCATTTTGTCGGGGAGGACGAGCACCGGATTGACGAAAGCCTGCTTGCATCCATGAAGAGTCCCGTCATTACGAAGCTGCCGGCGGAACGGATTCCGAGGCTGGTGGAGAAGGCCGTCAAATCGGGCATCGGGGTGCAGTACGTACAGCGGGTTGCGCCGACGCTCGAAGAGCTATTTTTGAAGATGACGGAGGGAGAGAGCATTGGATAG
- a CDS encoding ABC transporter permease, translated as MDRLLPLIQNETLKIWKKKRFFVIIAVLIVLIPVFTYAQLKISQNNAKNFKDWRNQLVQQISDYTNTLSSDRIPEDWKRYRRITVQQLQYYLDHDVNPNSPDGVTFTRGFMENSVTLFYPLLVLAIASDLISGERSTGTIKMLLTRPVRRWKILLSKLIALTLYVSLIIVVSGLLCYLISGLFFGYGGWGIPVFTGFHINGSDVDSTYVHAIPQWKYLLMQSGLIWFSSMTVAVLALMVSVLVRSTSASIVTMMAAVIAGTILASMSSSWHSAKYVFAVNLQLTTYLEGSPPPIDGMTLVFSLVTLAVWTAAALIVSFAVFTKQDILN; from the coding sequence TTGGATAGATTGCTGCCGCTGATCCAGAACGAGACGCTCAAAATATGGAAAAAGAAGCGTTTCTTCGTTATCATCGCCGTTCTCATCGTCCTCATTCCGGTTTTTACGTACGCGCAGCTTAAAATTTCGCAAAATAACGCGAAAAATTTTAAAGATTGGCGAAACCAGCTTGTGCAGCAGATCAGCGATTATACGAATACGTTGTCGAGCGACCGGATCCCGGAGGACTGGAAGCGGTACCGCCGCATAACCGTGCAGCAGCTCCAGTATTACCTGGACCATGACGTCAACCCGAATTCGCCGGACGGAGTCACGTTCACGCGCGGTTTTATGGAAAATTCCGTCACGCTGTTCTATCCGCTGCTCGTGCTTGCGATCGCCTCGGATTTGATATCCGGCGAACGGTCGACCGGCACGATCAAGATGCTGCTGACGCGGCCCGTCAGACGCTGGAAAATATTGCTGAGCAAGCTGATCGCCCTGACGCTGTACGTATCGCTGATCATCGTCGTCAGCGGGCTGCTCTGCTACCTGATATCCGGTCTATTTTTCGGTTACGGGGGCTGGGGAATTCCGGTGTTCACCGGCTTTCATATTAACGGCTCCGATGTCGACAGCACCTATGTGCACGCGATTCCGCAATGGAAATATTTGCTTATGCAATCCGGTCTCATCTGGTTTTCTTCCATGACGGTCGCGGTGCTGGCGCTGATGGTCTCGGTGCTTGTCCGGAGCACGTCGGCAAGCATCGTGACGATGATGGCGGCGGTCATCGCCGGAACGATTCTGGCGAGCATGTCCTCGTCCTGGCATTCGGCGAAATACGTGTTTGCGGTCAATTTGCAGCTGACCACCTACCTGGAAGGATCTCCGCCGCCGATCGACGGGATGACGCTCGTCTTTTCCCTTGTGACGCTTGCGGTTTGGACCGCCGCCGCGCTCATCGTATCCTTCGCCGTCTTTACGAAACAGGACATCTTGAATTAA
- the parE gene encoding DNA topoisomerase IV subunit B, translated as MTEQLNLFAGKAALADQRNYEADDIQVLEGLTAVRKRPGMYIGSTSSSGLHHLVWEIVDNAVDEHLAKFCNAIDVSIHGDGSVTVRDNGRGIPTGMHKTGIPTPQVVYTILHAGGKFGGGGYKKSGGLHGVGASVTNALSEWLEVEIYRDGKIHKQRFEYWVDKDGKEHVGEPVTGLEIIGNTNRTGTKVTFKPDARVFHGNIAINYDTLAERLQEIAFLNSGLKVTVKDERSGKQDVFYYEGGASQFVQYLNEDKTVLHDVIHFASEKDDIEVEVALQYNDGYTETMASFVNSIPTRGGGTHETGFKTAYTRVMNDYARKNTLLKEKDKNLEGNDLREGMMAVINIKMAEVEFVGQTKDQLGSAAARSAVDAVVSDKMQVFLEENPQVAQMLLKKAIQASRAREAARKARDEIRSGKKKSESSNLGGKLTPAQSKDFSRNELFIVEGDSAGGSAKQGRDSKYQAILPLKGKPMNPEKAKLADILKNDEYRAIIAAIGSGIGPEFDAESCNYNKIIIMTDADTDGAHIQVLLLTFFYRYMKPLIDLGKVFIAQPPLYKITRKSGKLETVRYAWTDEQLQNYLKEFGKQYELQRYKGLGEMNPEQLWETTMNPESRTLLQVQIEDAAKAERRVSTLMGDKVDPRKRWIVENVDFTEFEE; from the coding sequence ATGACAGAGCAGTTGAATCTGTTTGCGGGCAAAGCCGCTTTGGCCGATCAACGCAACTACGAAGCCGACGACATACAAGTGCTGGAGGGTTTGACCGCCGTCCGCAAACGGCCCGGGATGTATATCGGGAGCACAAGCAGCTCGGGACTGCATCATCTCGTCTGGGAAATCGTTGACAACGCGGTCGACGAGCATTTAGCGAAATTTTGCAACGCCATCGATGTCTCGATTCATGGAGACGGCTCGGTCACGGTGCGCGACAACGGGCGGGGCATTCCGACCGGCATGCACAAGACCGGCATTCCGACGCCGCAGGTCGTGTATACGATTTTGCATGCCGGCGGCAAGTTCGGCGGCGGCGGGTACAAGAAATCGGGCGGCCTGCACGGCGTCGGCGCATCGGTGACGAACGCGCTGTCCGAGTGGCTCGAGGTCGAAATTTACCGCGACGGCAAGATACATAAGCAGCGGTTCGAATATTGGGTGGACAAAGACGGGAAGGAGCACGTCGGCGAGCCGGTAACCGGGCTCGAGATCATCGGCAACACGAACCGGACCGGCACGAAGGTGACGTTCAAGCCGGATGCGCGCGTGTTCCACGGCAATATCGCGATTAATTACGACACGCTGGCCGAGCGTTTGCAGGAAATCGCGTTCCTCAATTCCGGGCTGAAGGTGACCGTGAAGGACGAGCGCAGCGGCAAGCAGGACGTGTTTTATTACGAAGGCGGCGCCAGCCAGTTCGTCCAGTATTTGAACGAGGACAAAACGGTGCTGCATGACGTCATCCATTTCGCCTCGGAGAAGGACGACATCGAGGTCGAGGTGGCGCTTCAGTACAACGACGGTTATACCGAAACGATGGCCTCATTCGTCAATTCGATCCCGACGCGCGGCGGCGGTACGCATGAGACGGGCTTCAAGACGGCGTATACGCGCGTCATGAACGATTACGCCCGGAAGAACACGCTGCTGAAGGAAAAGGACAAAAATCTCGAGGGCAACGATTTGCGCGAGGGCATGATGGCCGTCATCAATATCAAGATGGCCGAGGTCGAATTCGTCGGCCAGACGAAGGACCAGCTCGGCAGCGCAGCGGCGCGGAGCGCGGTCGATGCGGTCGTCTCGGACAAAATGCAGGTGTTTCTGGAGGAAAATCCGCAGGTCGCCCAGATGCTGCTGAAGAAAGCGATCCAGGCGTCGAGGGCGAGGGAAGCCGCCCGCAAGGCGCGCGACGAAATCCGCAGCGGCAAAAAGAAGAGCGAGAGCTCGAATCTCGGCGGGAAGCTGACGCCGGCGCAGTCGAAGGATTTTTCGCGCAACGAGCTGTTTATCGTCGAAGGCGACTCGGCCGGAGGCTCGGCCAAGCAGGGCCGGGACTCGAAGTATCAGGCGATTTTGCCGCTTAAAGGAAAACCGATGAATCCCGAGAAGGCGAAGCTGGCCGATATTTTGAAAAACGACGAATACCGGGCGATTATCGCGGCGATCGGCTCGGGCATCGGGCCCGAATTCGACGCGGAGTCGTGCAATTACAATAAAATCATCATCATGACCGACGCCGATACGGACGGCGCGCACATCCAGGTGCTGCTGCTGACGTTCTTTTACCGGTATATGAAGCCGCTCATCGATCTCGGCAAGGTGTTTATCGCCCAGCCGCCGCTGTACAAAATCACGCGCAAATCGGGCAAGCTGGAAACCGTCCGCTATGCCTGGACCGACGAGCAGCTGCAGAACTACCTGAAGGAGTTCGGGAAGCAGTACGAGCTGCAGCGCTACAAAGGGCTCGGCGAGATGAACCCCGAGCAGCTGTGGGAGACGACGATGAACCCGGAATCGCGCACACTGCTGCAGGTGCAGATCGAGGACGCGGCGAAGGCGGAGCGGAGGGTCTCGACGCTGATGGGCGACAAGGTCGACCCGCGCAAGCGATGGATCGTCGAGAACGTCGATTTCACCGAGTTCGAGGAATAA